The genomic segment CAAATAATGTTAAAATATAATAATAAAGAGTATAATAGTTTTATTAATAATTTAATTACTCTTTAACATAACTAGTGGGGAATTCATCAACATTTATATAAAAATTTTAAATTATTTAGACATAAATATTTCTTAACATAAAACTATGGTGTAAAGTAACAAGAAAATATTAAGTGAAATTAAAAAGTTCACTTAATAAAGAAGGGAGCTAAATGATGAATTGGGAGGCGTTTGAAAAGGCTTTAATTAATTACGATAAGTTAGAAGTTAATAAAATTCTTCAACATTTTTTAGCTGAAAAAAATGGGATTGATTTTATCGATGATTATATAGTTAAGTCATTGACTTCCATTGGGGAAAAGTGGGAAAGAGGAGAAGTAGCTTTATCACAGATATATATGAGCAGCAGGCTTTGTGAGGAAATTGCTATTTCTATTTTGGATGAAAAAAATTTCACAATTAAGAATGCAAAGCCGATTGCAATAGTGACTCTTGAGGACTATCACACTCTTGGAAAGAAAATCGTAAGTGCTGTTGTGAGGTCAAGTGGTTTTGACCTTATAGACTACGGTTCTATAAGTGGACCAGAGGAGATAATAAAGAGAGTCACTGAAGATAGGATAAAAATACTTATGATATCAGTATTAATGTATCCATCTGCTTTAAAAATTAAGAAAATATCTCAAATGCTTCATGAAAAGGATCCTTCAATTAAAATATTGGTTGGGGGGGCACCTTTTTTAATGGATAGCACTCTTTGGGAAGAAGTTGGCGCAGATAAAATGGGGAAAAGCGCAGCCGATAATATTGTTATTATAGAACAATGGATGAAGGAGGATTCTTAATGGAAAAAAGGTATACTTCGATGGAAAGAGTGTTGACAACTATGAGCAAGCATGAACCAGACAAGGTTCCATTGTTTTTAATGTGTACACATTACTGCGCAAAATTTTTAGATGTATCAATTAAAAACTATTTTAGTAAACCTGAGAATGTAGCAAGAGGACAAATGATACTTCTTAAAAAATTTAATAATGATTGTTTGAATCCATTTTATTCTGCTGCTCATGAGTATGCAGCTTTTGGAAGCGAAGTTATTTTCAATGAAGCAGGTTCTCCAAATGCTGGTGAACCAATAATAAAAAACTTTGACGATATTTTAAAATTACAACCACCAGATGTTAAAAATTCAAAAACTCTTAGAAACTGTCTTGAGACAATATCAATACTGAAGGAGGAAGTGGGGATGTCGGTCCCTATTGCTGGGGGCGTGTTATCTCCTTTTTCACTTCCTATTCTTCAAATGGGTTTTGATAAGTATATTGAACTTATTTATGAAAAACCAGAGTTGTTGGATCATCTTATAAAAATTAATGAAAGGTTTTGCACTGAATGGGCAAATATGCAATTGAGGGCAGGTGCAACATTTATATCATATATAGATTCTATGTCTGTATCTTCAGTTATTCCTAAAAGTATATATTTAAAGACTGGATTCCTTTCTGCAAAGAGAACAATACCCACTATTAAAAGTGATGTAGCCATAGCTACTTCCTCGGCAAGTTCTGCCTCAATACTCGAGGAAATCCTTGAAGCTGGGATTAAAGCTATTCTGGTAAGCCATACTGACGATCTAGCTGAAATAAAGAAGAAAGTCGGCAAAAGAGCTACATTGCTTGGAAATCTAAATGGTATTGAAATGTGCAGGTGGACCAGATCTGATGCTGAATATAATGTTAAGGAAGCGATAAAAAAAGCTGGAGTTGGTGGTGGTTTCATCTTGTGCGACAGTTTAGGAGACATTCCTTATCAGGTTAGTGAGGATATTCTTTATGAAATATCAGAGAGTGTAAATAAGTGGGGAAGATATCCATTAAATTGGAGGTGATTATATGAACGATAAACTATGTATTTTAATTTGTGAAAGTTTCAAAGCTGAAGTGGAGAGTATGCTAGGGGGATTGAAAAATGGAGAGATTGAATTTAAATACTATTCAATGGATTGTATAAATTGCAATCGTCAAAGACA from the Clostridium beijerinckii genome contains:
- a CDS encoding cobalamin B12-binding domain-containing protein, translated to MMNWEAFEKALINYDKLEVNKILQHFLAEKNGIDFIDDYIVKSLTSIGEKWERGEVALSQIYMSSRLCEEIAISILDEKNFTIKNAKPIAIVTLEDYHTLGKKIVSAVVRSSGFDLIDYGSISGPEEIIKRVTEDRIKILMISVLMYPSALKIKKISQMLHEKDPSIKILVGGAPFLMDSTLWEEVGADKMGKSAADNIVIIEQWMKEDS
- a CDS encoding uroporphyrinogen decarboxylase family protein, with the translated sequence MEKRYTSMERVLTTMSKHEPDKVPLFLMCTHYCAKFLDVSIKNYFSKPENVARGQMILLKKFNNDCLNPFYSAAHEYAAFGSEVIFNEAGSPNAGEPIIKNFDDILKLQPPDVKNSKTLRNCLETISILKEEVGMSVPIAGGVLSPFSLPILQMGFDKYIELIYEKPELLDHLIKINERFCTEWANMQLRAGATFISYIDSMSVSSVIPKSIYLKTGFLSAKRTIPTIKSDVAIATSSASSASILEEILEAGIKAILVSHTDDLAEIKKKVGKRATLLGNLNGIEMCRWTRSDAEYNVKEAIKKAGVGGGFILCDSLGDIPYQVSEDILYEISESVNKWGRYPLNWR